The following is a genomic window from Geoalkalibacter halelectricus.
AAATGTTAAACAAGTTAGCACTCAAGGAAAACCTATCCTGGAGGAAAGGGATGATCGGACTAAGAGATAAAGAGATTGAGGCTAGATTGGAAAATCTGGCTCAGAAGACGGGCAGAAGCAAGTCGTTTTACGTGCGACAAGCCCTCCAAGAATTTTGGCTCCTTTGAGAGCGCATAGCCGTAGCTACGTGCCGAAAAGGAGCCGGAATCCGGGCCAAACAGCCGGATTTGCAGTCGGCTCATGGATAGTCCGACAGCCTCCTAGCAATCCCGCCTACGGGTTTTACCCAACCTTATCTGCCGATCTTTCTCTTGCCATCCT
Proteins encoded in this region:
- a CDS encoding TraY domain-containing protein, which codes for MIGLRDKEIEARLENLAQKTGRSKSFYVRQALQEFWLL